The following proteins are encoded in a genomic region of Cyclonatronum proteinivorum:
- a CDS encoding S8 family serine peptidase, which produces MKHLLILLAIILLSGNLILPAQPANQDEGFLIMFEPDIKAEDVFSKNLFLQDGELIIVEHFEYVNIWWVQHRPQKTTREAALQRLKSEPGIRYAEPIRNQVTLRGSIPNDPLFSDQWGMKNTGQTGGTPGADISATKAWQITRGESWGTHVPVVAVVDNGFQQNHPDLAFLSGGYNAYDDNFDVPVADHGTFVTGILGATTNNGTGIAGVMWGTEVFPVAGADTSETVVVRAYNHILGLRQQYNNSGGSSGKFIVATNSSFGVNFGEPEDYPYWCAMYDAMGAAGIISVAATINANVDVDQVGDVPTACDSDYLITVTNTNHNDNRNTNAGYGAQTINLGAPGTNINSTVTTSSGSYGSRTGTSMATPHVTGTIGLIYSVLLDSQISNSISNPGPLALEIKDLILNSVDLNSSLNGITTTGGRLNAYSAIKALFPVKVHNQNIAGGTLSDWTYVTGSSTISSGATVTVPSNTLMFVNGNLSTSGTRSTIRVEGKLVINNDRILTNTRLDIRPGGRAIIRDGADINTNGGNIVIDPGAELQVLDNVSIGMDSASLQINGDAVIGDSFTFTNGHISTSSSSSLYIGNNAQLEFAETPSGILAIQDPGFVVRGAFSILGNCTMQPYNNQSGGWHGLSLIGNGANGSSVSNAQISGSTHGVRLIGVQDINLSGTQITNHQTAGLFISGSDNINLYEIIVSGSENDGMVTNSVNHYSKFGKLAQSI; this is translated from the coding sequence ATGAAACATTTACTCATTTTACTGGCGATTATCCTGCTATCAGGCAATCTAATATTGCCTGCCCAACCGGCAAATCAGGACGAAGGCTTCCTGATCATGTTCGAACCGGATATAAAAGCCGAAGATGTATTTTCTAAAAATTTGTTTTTACAAGATGGTGAACTCATTATTGTTGAGCATTTTGAATATGTTAACATCTGGTGGGTGCAGCATCGTCCTCAAAAAACTACCCGTGAGGCGGCGCTCCAGCGGTTAAAGTCTGAGCCGGGAATCCGATATGCAGAACCGATCAGAAATCAGGTAACGTTGCGGGGAAGTATCCCGAATGATCCCTTGTTCTCCGATCAGTGGGGCATGAAAAATACAGGGCAGACCGGTGGTACTCCGGGCGCGGATATTTCCGCAACAAAAGCATGGCAGATCACACGTGGGGAAAGTTGGGGTACCCATGTACCTGTAGTTGCTGTAGTTGATAATGGCTTTCAGCAAAACCATCCCGATCTCGCGTTCCTGTCAGGCGGTTATAATGCCTATGATGATAACTTTGATGTACCTGTAGCCGATCATGGTACTTTTGTCACAGGCATTCTTGGAGCGACGACCAATAATGGTACCGGTATAGCCGGAGTAATGTGGGGAACGGAAGTATTTCCCGTTGCGGGAGCAGACACAAGCGAAACGGTGGTGGTGCGTGCGTATAACCACATACTCGGCCTGCGCCAACAGTATAACAACTCCGGAGGTTCAAGCGGGAAGTTTATTGTGGCAACCAATTCGTCTTTTGGAGTAAATTTTGGAGAACCTGAAGATTACCCTTATTGGTGCGCCATGTACGATGCCATGGGAGCAGCAGGTATTATAAGTGTTGCTGCAACTATAAATGCCAATGTAGATGTTGATCAAGTTGGCGATGTCCCTACGGCATGTGATTCGGACTACCTCATCACTGTAACTAATACTAATCACAATGATAACAGAAATACAAATGCGGGTTATGGAGCTCAAACCATAAACTTAGGTGCTCCGGGAACTAACATTAACTCTACGGTGACCACATCATCTGGTTCGTATGGTAGTAGGACGGGTACATCTATGGCAACACCACATGTAACAGGTACAATCGGATTGATATATTCGGTATTGTTAGATAGTCAGATTAGTAATAGTATTTCAAATCCGGGTCCACTTGCTCTGGAAATAAAAGATTTGATATTGAATTCTGTTGATCTCAATTCAAGCTTAAATGGAATTACTACAACTGGAGGCCGACTGAATGCCTACAGCGCGATAAAAGCACTATTCCCAGTTAAGGTGCATAACCAGAACATTGCCGGCGGCACATTAAGCGATTGGACGTATGTAACAGGTAGCAGTACTATTTCATCCGGAGCAACAGTTACTGTTCCCTCCAATACTTTAATGTTCGTTAATGGAAATTTGAGTACTTCCGGAACTCGTTCCACAATTCGTGTGGAAGGCAAGCTTGTTATTAACAATGACCGCATCCTCACCAACACCCGCCTCGACATCCGCCCCGGTGGCCGGGCCATCATCCGCGATGGGGCCGATATCAACACCAATGGCGGTAATATTGTTATCGACCCGGGGGCAGAGCTGCAAGTGCTGGATAATGTATCTATTGGGATGGATTCGGCGTCACTGCAAATCAATGGTGATGCTGTTATTGGCGATTCCTTTACATTTACTAATGGCCATATCTCTACTTCAAGCAGTTCCTCGTTATACATTGGAAATAATGCACAGCTTGAATTTGCTGAAACGCCGTCGGGTATACTTGCCATACAGGATCCGGGATTCGTAGTTCGTGGTGCATTTTCAATATTGGGAAACTGTACCATGCAGCCCTATAACAACCAGTCGGGTGGGTGGCATGGCTTATCGCTGATAGGAAACGGAGCCAATGGGTCGTCAGTTTCAAACGCGCAGATATCCGGTTCCACGCATGGCGTACGCCTGATTGGAGTTCAGGATATCAACCTCTCAGGCACCCAAATCACAAATCATCAGACCGCCGGGCTGTTCATTTCAGGTTCAGATAATATCAACCTATATGAAATCATCGTTTCAGGGTCAGAAAATGACGGAATGGTTACTAATTCAGTCAACCATTATAGTAAATTCGGCAAGCTCGCCCAATCGATTTGA
- a CDS encoding peroxiredoxin family protein has product MTFISDTDGAVHRAWGCTLFGLLTRRVTFLIGPDRRIRLAHESNLRMVSHVEAVLRAL; this is encoded by the coding sequence TTGACCTTTATCTCCGATACCGATGGCGCCGTGCACCGGGCCTGGGGCTGCACCCTCTTCGGCCTGCTGACCCGCCGCGTGACCTTCCTGATCGGCCCCGACCGCCGCATCCGCCTCGCCCACGAAAGCAACCTCCGCATGGTCAGCCATGTGGAGGCGGTGCTGAGGGCGCTGTAG
- a CDS encoding T9SS type A sorting domain-containing protein: protein MDYHFPHTTNVETGVYLGSTTIASGVTVTIPENNIMVIDGSLSRTGSTNAHLIVEGKLIVDQGTELDGIRLTIAPGGELHTRAGVTMDMRRGSIIVEGVADFSDGFTMQRGSLLVQPGALVTMVSPYLEVAKAQDFGLSATPSGIIHFQGKVTLNGGLATVEGGAPNRWQGIVVSGEDANGSLIHGLTVEQAQFGLFVSDTHIALQNIVVEAATFDGVLIENSQIDEISSVLLAENTRHGIQGNQAYIEYFFNNRFFENANHGIKLENTDIINSFLNRSCANQRFGIVANSGTYAALSHGAYGMNEGFSSSDSYQISVNGDSTFVDVSDSWWGFYPVTSLNEIAVYGDPGFVSWQPVESESNHEWQCGSGGGGGIYPDNLMLLPGSTPGDRLLAPSGVRTDRQRWLAYFNENPDAAIQLLYEVVDQQRLNSAGNEGSWEQLSLLGALIRKQRFHQAEAFGLSLLQTTDDVFKTAVMRRLFFMYLTGTSNAQGAQAMYEQLRQAGDEGASDGSFAVLMQNFLGSESSLSQHGSGSEQIDSALQVDLQNYPNPFNPISQIQYTLPAEAQVRIDVFNVMGQRVATLVNDRLRAGVHTATFDGSRLASGLYIARMQLNNQVYTRTMMLVK from the coding sequence TTGGATTATCATTTTCCTCATACCACCAATGTTGAAACCGGAGTTTATTTAGGAAGTACAACGATTGCCTCCGGTGTAACAGTAACCATCCCTGAGAACAATATTATGGTCATTGACGGCAGCCTGTCCCGTACAGGCAGCACTAATGCCCATTTAATTGTCGAGGGTAAGTTGATTGTCGACCAAGGGACAGAGCTGGACGGTATCCGACTTACCATTGCACCTGGTGGAGAGCTGCACACCCGAGCCGGCGTTACCATGGATATGCGCAGGGGCAGCATCATTGTGGAGGGCGTGGCTGACTTCTCTGATGGCTTTACCATGCAGCGGGGCAGCTTATTAGTACAACCCGGTGCCCTTGTTACCATGGTAAGCCCTTATCTTGAAGTCGCAAAAGCACAGGATTTTGGCTTGTCTGCAACCCCTTCCGGTATCATACATTTTCAGGGTAAGGTAACCCTTAATGGCGGCTTGGCTACCGTAGAAGGGGGTGCTCCCAACCGCTGGCAGGGTATTGTCGTTTCAGGTGAGGATGCAAACGGCAGCTTAATTCACGGTTTAACCGTAGAACAGGCTCAATTCGGCCTTTTTGTGTCGGATACCCACATTGCCTTGCAAAACATTGTTGTTGAAGCTGCTACTTTCGATGGTGTTCTGATTGAAAACAGCCAGATTGATGAAATCAGTAGCGTACTGCTGGCGGAGAACACCCGTCACGGAATACAGGGGAATCAGGCCTACATTGAGTATTTTTTCAATAACCGTTTCTTTGAAAATGCAAACCATGGTATCAAGCTGGAAAACACTGATATCATAAACAGCTTTCTGAACCGAAGCTGTGCCAATCAGCGCTTTGGTATTGTTGCAAATTCCGGTACTTATGCTGCCCTCTCCCACGGCGCATACGGTATGAATGAGGGCTTTTCAAGCAGCGATTCCTATCAGATAAGTGTTAATGGCGACTCGACTTTTGTAGATGTTTCTGACAGCTGGTGGGGCTTCTACCCTGTTACCTCACTTAATGAAATTGCTGTTTATGGAGATCCCGGGTTTGTTAGCTGGCAGCCGGTTGAATCAGAAAGTAATCATGAGTGGCAATGTGGATCTGGCGGCGGCGGGGGTATTTATCCCGATAACCTGATGCTTTTGCCCGGTAGTACACCCGGGGACCGGTTACTGGCGCCCTCTGGGGTTCGTACGGATCGTCAGCGCTGGCTGGCCTACTTCAATGAAAACCCTGATGCGGCTATTCAGCTACTCTATGAGGTGGTTGATCAGCAAAGGCTTAACTCTGCAGGCAATGAAGGAAGCTGGGAGCAGCTCAGCCTGCTTGGGGCTCTTATCAGAAAACAGCGTTTTCACCAAGCAGAGGCGTTTGGGCTGTCACTGCTGCAAACCACTGACGATGTGTTTAAAACCGCTGTGATGCGACGTTTGTTTTTCATGTACCTTACCGGAACTTCGAATGCACAGGGTGCACAGGCCATGTATGAGCAGCTCAGACAAGCCGGTGACGAGGGTGCATCCGACGGTAGTTTTGCTGTTCTCATGCAAAATTTTCTGGGAAGTGAGTCCTCGCTGTCACAGCATGGTTCGGGTTCTGAGCAGATTGACAGCGCACTTCAGGTGGATTTACAGAACTACCCGAATCCTTTTAACCCGATTTCCCAAATTCAATACACCCTGCCTGCTGAGGCACAGGTACGCATCGATGTATTCAACGTAATGGGGCAGCGGGTAGCTACACTGGTTAATGACAGGCTTAGGGCCGGGGTACACACCGCCACCTTCGATGGCAGCCGGCTGGCAAGCGGTTTGTACATTGCAAGAATGCAGCTCAACAATCAGGTGTACACCCGTACCATGATGCTCGTGAAATAA
- a CDS encoding T9SS type A sorting domain-containing protein yields MKSSFQGQKMTEWLLIQSTIIVNSASSPNRFENNDGDGLVADGISFLTFDGASVIKNNRYGVKAIDSWVILSDTQTGGGGSIYNNTDKHVVAQGVSQVTAQQYWWGSDPPDSSMFDESVWSIIDYSNWLQFPNVLVAGSMTGARQSTPVPPQPGGNLLGQFMAEVERRGSRLAAAKALAAHPNEALARLAGYIELGEYIRMGLYVQAVETAQAWLEQQPSTKEMKYLYRGLFSAYFFLEEYRAAELAYKKLELLQDPLLVHFRGLLPEDDVIIESTDLRDKQAIEKAIAFTNYPNPFNPTSLIEYTLPAEAQVRIDVFNVMGQRVATLVNDRLRAGVHTATFDGSRLASGLYIARMQLNNQVYTRTMMLVK; encoded by the coding sequence ATGAAATCATCGTTTCAGGGTCAGAAAATGACGGAATGGTTACTAATTCAGTCAACCATTATAGTAAATTCGGCAAGCTCGCCCAATCGATTTGAGAATAACGACGGCGACGGTCTGGTGGCCGACGGTATTAGTTTTTTAACTTTCGACGGAGCGTCTGTGATTAAAAATAATCGCTACGGTGTTAAGGCGATTGATTCATGGGTAATATTGAGCGACACCCAGACGGGCGGCGGCGGAAGTATTTATAACAATACCGACAAACATGTGGTAGCGCAGGGCGTCTCACAGGTTACCGCTCAGCAGTACTGGTGGGGCAGCGACCCGCCTGATTCCTCGATGTTTGACGAAAGTGTCTGGAGTATCATTGACTATTCCAACTGGCTGCAATTTCCGAATGTTCTCGTAGCAGGATCAATGACAGGTGCCCGCCAAAGTACACCGGTACCACCTCAACCCGGAGGCAACTTGCTGGGACAATTTATGGCCGAAGTTGAAAGACGGGGTAGCCGGCTTGCTGCGGCCAAAGCTCTTGCGGCCCACCCAAACGAGGCCCTTGCCCGGTTGGCCGGTTACATAGAACTTGGTGAATATATCCGTATGGGTTTGTATGTACAGGCTGTGGAAACCGCACAGGCATGGCTTGAGCAGCAGCCTTCCACTAAAGAAATGAAGTACCTGTATCGCGGATTGTTTTCGGCTTACTTTTTCCTTGAAGAGTATAGAGCGGCAGAACTTGCGTATAAGAAGCTGGAACTTCTTCAGGATCCTTTACTTGTTCACTTCCGGGGCTTGCTTCCTGAAGATGATGTCATTATTGAATCCACCGATCTGCGCGACAAGCAAGCAATTGAAAAAGCTATAGCCTTTACCAACTACCCCAACCCCTTCAACCCCACCTCCCTGATTGAATACACCCTGCCTGCTGAGGCACAGGTACGCATCGATGTATTCAACGTAATGGGGCAGCGGGTAGCTACACTGGTTAATGACAGGCTTAGGGCCGGGGTACACACCGCCACCTTCGATGGCAGCCGGCTGGCAAGCGGTTTGTACATTGCAAGAATGCAGCTCAACAATCAGGTGTACACCCGTACCATGATGCTTGTGAAATAA
- a CDS encoding peroxiredoxin — MPLAPNDIAPDFILPDQNGTLVSLNELLAEGPAVVFFYPKDDTPGCTRQACSFRDNYARITAKGVRVAGISRDDARSHTAFRQKHELPFTLLSDTDGAVHRVWGCTLFGLLTRRVTFLIGPDHRIRLAHESKLRMDSHVEAVLRAL, encoded by the coding sequence ATGCCTCTCGCGCCCAACGACATCGCTCCTGATTTCATCCTGCCCGACCAAAATGGCACCCTCGTTTCCCTGAATGAACTGCTTGCGGAGGGTCCGGCGGTGGTGTTTTTTTATCCGAAGGATGATACGCCCGGCTGTACGCGGCAGGCTTGCTCGTTCCGGGATAACTATGCCCGGATTACGGCAAAGGGCGTTCGGGTTGCGGGCATTAGCCGGGATGATGCCCGCTCGCACACGGCTTTCCGCCAAAAACACGAGCTGCCGTTTACCCTGCTCTCCGATACCGATGGCGCCGTGCACCGGGTCTGGGGCTGCACCCTCTTCGGGCTGCTGACCCGCCGCGTGACCTTCCTGATCGGCCCCGACCACCGCATCCGCCTCGCCCACGAAAGCAAGCTCCGCATGGACAGCCATGTGGAGGCGGTGCTGAGGGCGCTGTAG
- a CDS encoding metallophosphoesterase family protein, with the protein MPTFLLTADLHLGRRAAAARGTAVSETEPELLRASESWLRLVRYAVQHKADAVLMAGDVVDEASGFFEAYEALAAGFAQLRDHGIPVFLTAGNHDYEVLPALLAQLGDPNVRFLGKGGSWESALLRTPDTDIQVIGWSFPDRYHRDDPLLSLPDGLVRDDIPVIGLVHGDYAVPNSVYAPLSPARLQQAGVLAWGLGHIHKPEVLQPQHPFLAYPGSPLALTPKESGAHGAVLLRLEGGSIEHRFLPLSPVRYETIRVPASGIATETGLRAAVGQALDAFLQPLMPELSALRLLVADFRFTGTHDQPETFEMLLRNLGDDPFPRGALEVKPRRFLSEVQPPLPPLDVLAREAGPAGLLASQLLLLRDDPENNEARDLLRALTAGFPEIAHHQTFSPVAGELPGSTSPETLRLVQEEALRLLTALIRQKEATHG; encoded by the coding sequence ATGCCCACTTTCCTTCTTACGGCTGATCTCCATCTCGGGCGGCGCGCGGCTGCTGCGCGGGGTACGGCCGTTTCTGAAACCGAACCCGAGCTGCTGCGCGCTTCGGAGAGCTGGCTGCGGCTGGTGCGCTATGCGGTGCAGCACAAGGCCGATGCCGTACTGATGGCCGGCGATGTGGTGGATGAGGCCTCCGGTTTCTTTGAGGCGTATGAGGCGCTTGCCGCGGGTTTTGCGCAGCTTCGTGACCACGGTATTCCGGTGTTTCTCACGGCGGGCAATCACGATTATGAGGTGTTGCCGGCCCTGCTTGCGCAGCTCGGCGACCCGAATGTGCGGTTTTTGGGGAAAGGCGGAAGCTGGGAATCAGCGCTGCTCCGAACCCCCGACACCGATATTCAGGTGATCGGCTGGTCGTTTCCGGACCGGTACCATCGGGATGATCCCCTTTTGAGCCTGCCGGACGGATTGGTTCGCGACGATATTCCGGTGATTGGCCTCGTACACGGCGATTATGCGGTGCCCAACAGTGTGTACGCGCCGCTTTCGCCGGCGCGGTTGCAGCAGGCTGGGGTGCTGGCCTGGGGGCTGGGCCACATTCACAAGCCGGAAGTGCTGCAGCCGCAGCATCCGTTTCTGGCGTACCCGGGTTCGCCGCTGGCGCTCACCCCTAAGGAAAGTGGAGCGCACGGGGCGGTTTTACTCCGGCTGGAGGGCGGCAGCATCGAACACCGCTTTCTGCCGCTATCGCCGGTCCGCTACGAAACCATCCGGGTACCGGCTTCGGGGATTGCAACGGAAACCGGGCTCCGTGCGGCGGTCGGTCAGGCCCTTGATGCCTTCCTGCAGCCGCTCATGCCGGAGCTTTCTGCCCTGCGGCTGCTCGTAGCCGACTTCCGCTTTACCGGCACGCACGATCAGCCCGAAACCTTCGAAATGCTGCTGAGGAATCTGGGGGATGACCCCTTCCCACGCGGTGCCCTTGAGGTGAAGCCGCGTAGGTTCCTTTCGGAAGTTCAGCCGCCACTGCCACCCCTCGATGTGCTCGCAAGGGAGGCGGGGCCTGCCGGACTCCTCGCCTCACAGCTCCTGCTGCTGCGTGATGACCCCGAAAACAATGAAGCCCGTGACTTGCTCCGTGCGCTCACGGCCGGGTTTCCGGAAATTGCACATCATCAGACGTTCAGCCCCGTAGCCGGGGAACTGCCCGGGAGCACATCTCCCGAAACCCTGCGCCTTGTGCAGGAAGAAGCCCTGCGCCTGCTTACGGCTTTGATCCGGCAAAAGGAGGCGACTCATGGCTGA